The following proteins come from a genomic window of Thermoproteus sp.:
- a CDS encoding undecaprenyl-diphosphate phosphatase, whose translation MSWILDGLVLGMVQGISEWLPISSKTQIMLVSTYLLGLSFGAAYAFGLFLEFATLAAAVIYFRREVWGVLKALALRGSEEDRLLLKYLVVVTLITGVVAAPIYLYFSSLSGPVVGIPMVVLGLVLISDGFLIRKARERYVPKRGLANLKMRDLVVIGIAQGLAAFPGVSRSGITVSAMLLLGLKPKEAFRLSFLALIPAALGASVLPLLVSKSKIASAISLATPQGIALAAVVATVVSLLLIDFLLKLASSGRAASLAFALGAIAIVGGILGTIAGYG comes from the coding sequence ATGAGCTGGATCCTAGACGGATTAGTGTTGGGTATGGTGCAAGGCATAAGCGAGTGGCTCCCCATAAGCAGCAAGACGCAGATAATGTTGGTGTCGACGTACCTCCTCGGCCTCTCCTTTGGCGCCGCCTACGCCTTCGGCCTATTTCTCGAATTCGCCACCTTAGCGGCGGCCGTGATATATTTTAGGAGGGAGGTCTGGGGGGTCCTCAAGGCCCTCGCCTTGAGGGGCTCCGAGGAGGACAGACTCCTGCTCAAATATCTAGTCGTAGTTACTCTAATCACCGGCGTGGTGGCAGCCCCGATATATCTATATTTCAGCTCCCTCTCGGGTCCCGTAGTGGGGATACCTATGGTCGTCCTGGGCTTGGTTTTAATCTCCGACGGATTTTTGATACGGAAGGCCCGAGAGCGGTACGTCCCGAAGAGGGGGCTCGCCAACTTGAAGATGAGAGACCTGGTCGTAATTGGGATCGCCCAAGGGCTCGCGGCGTTTCCCGGCGTGAGCAGATCGGGAATTACCGTCTCGGCCATGTTGTTGTTGGGCTTGAAGCCGAAGGAGGCCTTTAGGCTGTCCTTCCTGGCCTTGATACCCGCCGCACTGGGGGCGTCTGTCTTGCCGCTCCTCGTCTCTAAGAGCAAAATAGCCTCGGCGATCTCTCTAGCCACGCCTCAAGGAATCGCGCTGGCGGCCGTCGTGGCCACGGTGGTGAGTCTCCTCCTTATAGACTTCTTGTTGAAATTGGCGTCAAGCGGGAGGGCAGCATCCTTGGCGTTCGCCCTAGGCGCCATCGCCATAGTCGGCGGGATCCTCGGCACGATTGCGGGCTACGGCTGA
- a CDS encoding methyltransferase domain-containing protein gives MSFIDSFLDEINALRSYDRFIKAMGGIGEVKKALSWSTWYAVKWWDELKHELDLDADKSLFGKALFMSLRTRGIVDDDGNIVKRVERPERPTNAYAAEFVELHESFDALGAVSVARGAVNAERLRLLYSAMLAQGWYNVMRDTFLDVVEVEKYAKIVEPHCKEGLMAYSVLKRHQPDKYFAYDPEPDDVEATATLLGVTPNACEDKICVFQTSTICEGASREAAARFGGQYDAALLFHTLYWMSDPLSELTCLKRILKPGAALLVGQQVVESTPGLLAVTVTFGAKRVVKWKDVESLLEAAGFKLEKRSVKYTPYYIAIWRSS, from the coding sequence ATGAGCTTCATCGACTCCTTCCTCGACGAAATTAACGCCCTTAGGAGTTACGATAGGTTCATCAAGGCTATGGGAGGGATCGGCGAGGTGAAGAAGGCGCTTTCGTGGAGCACTTGGTACGCCGTAAAGTGGTGGGATGAACTTAAGCACGAACTGGACCTTGACGCCGACAAGTCGCTTTTCGGTAAGGCCCTCTTCATGTCCCTAAGGACCCGCGGGATAGTAGACGACGACGGAAATATAGTCAAGAGGGTCGAGAGACCGGAGAGACCCACCAACGCCTATGCGGCCGAGTTCGTGGAGCTACACGAATCCTTTGATGCACTCGGCGCGGTTTCAGTTGCCAGGGGGGCAGTGAACGCAGAGAGGCTACGCCTGCTCTACTCCGCCATGTTGGCGCAGGGGTGGTACAACGTTATGAGGGACACCTTCCTGGACGTCGTGGAGGTGGAGAAGTACGCCAAGATCGTAGAACCGCACTGCAAGGAGGGCCTCATGGCGTATTCCGTGTTGAAGAGACACCAGCCCGACAAGTACTTCGCGTACGACCCCGAGCCCGACGACGTGGAGGCCACGGCTACCCTCCTGGGGGTCACGCCCAACGCGTGCGAGGACAAGATCTGCGTCTTCCAGACCTCCACAATTTGTGAGGGGGCCTCCCGCGAGGCGGCTGCCCGTTTCGGCGGCCAATACGACGCGGCGCTTTTATTCCACACCCTCTACTGGATGTCAGATCCCCTCTCGGAGCTCACTTGCCTCAAAAGGATCTTAAAACCAGGCGCGGCTCTCCTAGTGGGGCAACAAGTGGTGGAATCCACGCCGGGTCTTCTAGCCGTAACGGTCACCTTCGGCGCCAAACGCGTCGTTAAGTGGAAAGACGTAGAGTCTCTACTAGAGGCCGCCGGGTTCAAGCTGGAAAAAAGGTCCGTCAAATATACCCCCTACTACATCGCGATTTGGCGGTCGTCTTAA
- a CDS encoding ATPase domain-containing protein, with translation MSKRKGGEDWLERLEVGPSTRRRLEELGVVSPEHLLEFTVDELIDAGIEPSTAERLLAKARELLGRQPKAVKASELLKAQYKVVKTGVAEFDERAPWGGLREAFIYEFAGEFGAGKSMLAHQISVQSIAQNFGDVVYIDTEGTFNAGLLDKMAKRFGLESGQVLDRISVYVPDNVSALEAFAKYELPKHLKEGARTVVVDTITALYRAEFVGRESLAERQQRLHYLIDWFRRHARVFNALIVFTNQVMDVPEAFLSGLKRPAGGNVLAHAVNARFVMARPSKQKPEGHMWPLDVPGMSPEVKIQYRIADDGLY, from the coding sequence ATGTCTAAAAGGAAGGGGGGAGAGGACTGGCTCGAGAGGCTTGAAGTAGGGCCTTCGACTAGGAGGAGGCTGGAGGAGCTCGGCGTGGTCTCGCCTGAACACCTCTTGGAATTCACTGTAGATGAGCTCATAGATGCGGGGATAGAGCCCTCTACCGCAGAGAGGCTGTTGGCGAAGGCGAGAGAGCTTTTGGGGAGGCAACCCAAGGCCGTTAAGGCCTCGGAGCTCCTGAAGGCGCAGTACAAAGTGGTTAAGACCGGCGTCGCCGAGTTCGACGAGAGGGCGCCGTGGGGAGGCTTGAGGGAGGCCTTCATATACGAATTCGCGGGGGAGTTCGGCGCTGGCAAGTCCATGTTGGCCCACCAGATATCGGTCCAATCAATAGCGCAGAACTTCGGCGATGTGGTCTATATAGATACCGAGGGGACCTTCAACGCGGGGCTTCTAGACAAGATGGCAAAGAGGTTCGGGCTGGAGTCGGGGCAGGTCTTGGACAGAATTTCCGTCTATGTCCCCGACAACGTCTCGGCCCTTGAGGCCTTCGCCAAATATGAGTTGCCTAAACACCTAAAGGAAGGCGCGAGGACTGTTGTGGTGGACACCATCACGGCGCTATATAGGGCCGAGTTCGTGGGGCGTGAGAGCCTCGCCGAGAGGCAACAAAGGCTTCATTACCTTATAGATTGGTTTAGGAGACACGCTAGAGTGTTCAACGCGCTGATAGTCTTCACTAATCAGGTCATGGACGTACCCGAGGCGTTCCTCTCCGGCCTCAAGAGGCCGGCTGGCGGCAACGTCTTGGCCCATGCCGTAAACGCGAGGTTCGTGATGGCGAGGCCTTCGAAGCAGAAGCCCGAAGGCCACATGTGGCCTTTAGACGTCCCCGGCATGTCGCCTGAAGTGAAGATACAGTACAGGATAGCCGACGACGGCTTGTATTAA
- a CDS encoding acyl-CoA dehydrogenase family protein: protein MFSYPQLSEEHHLVRKTAREFVERRVAPAARWIDEGNYPRDLLREMGDLGLLAPHIPQEYGGAGLDFRSLVVAVEEVAKASPALATIAEVQGSMIAYNLYHYATEAVRERWLEDVAKGRKIVAFALSEPCCGSDAAAIQTRAERVGGEWSISGTKLWITSGLYADAYLVAARTGPPELRHKSISLFLVERSKCVEVSPVKVMGVHGTGTAEVKLNDCRVGEESLVGKLNEGFQVVLDDLNNGRTCVGAIGLGIAEAAFAEAYAYTKKRVAFGRPLAEFQVVQHYLANIYAQMEAVRQVVYTAAFFKDVKDPGFPMYAQLAKVLASRLAVDATRTAMQVMGGFGYSTDSKVEMLYRDAKATEIYEGANEVILNTIYKFLEKL, encoded by the coding sequence ATGTTTAGCTATCCACAGCTCTCAGAGGAACACCACCTAGTGAGGAAAACAGCGAGGGAGTTTGTGGAGAGGAGGGTGGCGCCTGCGGCGAGGTGGATAGACGAGGGCAACTACCCTCGCGACCTCTTGAGGGAGATGGGCGATCTGGGCCTTCTGGCCCCCCACATACCTCAGGAGTACGGCGGCGCCGGGCTCGACTTCAGGAGCCTCGTGGTGGCCGTCGAGGAGGTGGCCAAGGCCAGCCCCGCCCTCGCCACAATAGCCGAGGTGCAAGGCTCCATGATAGCCTACAACCTATATCACTACGCGACCGAGGCGGTCAGGGAGAGGTGGCTCGAAGATGTTGCCAAAGGCAGGAAGATCGTGGCGTTCGCCCTGTCGGAGCCCTGTTGTGGTAGCGATGCGGCGGCGATACAGACCAGAGCCGAGAGGGTAGGCGGCGAGTGGTCAATAAGCGGGACTAAGCTTTGGATTACGTCGGGCCTCTACGCAGACGCCTACCTCGTGGCGGCCAGGACGGGGCCTCCGGAGTTGAGGCATAAATCCATAAGTCTCTTCCTCGTGGAGCGGAGCAAATGTGTGGAGGTCTCGCCGGTCAAGGTGATGGGGGTCCACGGGACCGGCACGGCCGAGGTCAAGCTCAACGACTGTAGGGTCGGCGAGGAGTCTTTGGTCGGGAAGCTCAACGAGGGATTCCAAGTGGTCCTAGACGATCTGAACAACGGGAGGACTTGTGTCGGCGCCATAGGGCTCGGCATAGCCGAGGCGGCCTTCGCGGAGGCCTACGCCTACACTAAAAAGAGGGTAGCCTTCGGGAGGCCTCTGGCGGAATTCCAAGTGGTGCAACACTACCTCGCCAACATCTACGCTCAGATGGAGGCCGTGAGGCAAGTAGTGTACACTGCGGCGTTCTTCAAGGACGTAAAGGACCCCGGCTTCCCCATGTACGCCCAGCTGGCCAAAGTCCTCGCGTCGCGTCTGGCGGTAGACGCCACTAGGACAGCAATGCAGGTCATGGGCGGCTTCGGCTATTCCACCGACTCCAAAGTCGAGATGCTGTATAGAGACGCCAAGGCCACTGAGATCTACGAGGGCGCCAACGAGGTGATCCTGAACACCATCTATAAGTTCTTAGAGAAGCTGTAA
- a CDS encoding acyl-CoA dehydrogenase family protein, which yields MDFGLSQEDKLFLDAVRSFAEKNIAPRWVEIDERRWPIEEVAVKLGDAGLLGIPLSSKYGGQDGTFLQAALAVEELAYADPSLATPVYVLLETAWPFVVQRYGREEAKEEVLPRVAKGEAFIGIGSTEPQGGSDVASFQTKAVREGTLWRLYGEKNMVTGVTTILNLPYGGGVVAITRTGRPEDRHRGITTFLALLKRKGARVDGFEHRDWEEIGRHGLPTGYLKLEGLPVEDSFMLGELNGGFKIAMEGFDLARTIIGAASVGAVRWLLDRGLEWIRQRNVFGKPIASYQAVSFKFAELYARLEAARLAVYRAAWIADRYYRGDAAFTLREVATAGATAKYLAVSLAVEAALEVMKWFGGASYFKETNVARVLLGALSYYVGAEGAENIMKLIIARNIIGKDYV from the coding sequence ATGGACTTCGGCCTCTCTCAAGAGGACAAATTGTTCCTAGACGCCGTGAGGTCCTTCGCCGAGAAGAACATAGCGCCCAGGTGGGTCGAGATAGACGAGAGGAGGTGGCCCATCGAGGAAGTCGCCGTAAAGCTCGGCGATGCGGGGCTCTTGGGGATTCCCCTCAGCTCTAAATATGGAGGGCAAGACGGGACGTTTCTACAGGCGGCTCTAGCCGTAGAGGAGCTGGCCTACGCCGATCCCTCTCTGGCCACGCCGGTCTACGTCCTCTTGGAGACCGCGTGGCCCTTTGTGGTCCAGAGGTATGGACGGGAGGAGGCCAAGGAGGAGGTGCTCCCGAGGGTGGCCAAGGGCGAGGCCTTTATAGGTATAGGCTCCACGGAGCCTCAAGGCGGTAGCGACGTGGCGTCGTTCCAGACTAAGGCCGTCAGAGAGGGGACGCTCTGGAGGCTCTACGGCGAGAAGAACATGGTCACAGGCGTCACGACCATATTGAATCTACCGTACGGCGGGGGCGTCGTGGCGATAACTAGAACCGGCAGGCCTGAGGACAGACATAGGGGCATAACCACCTTCTTGGCTCTGCTCAAAAGGAAGGGGGCTCGCGTCGACGGCTTCGAGCATAGGGACTGGGAGGAGATAGGGAGGCACGGACTGCCGACCGGCTACTTGAAGCTCGAGGGACTCCCCGTGGAGGACTCGTTCATGCTGGGAGAGCTGAATGGAGGATTTAAAATAGCCATGGAGGGCTTCGATCTGGCCAGAACTATAATCGGCGCGGCGTCGGTGGGCGCGGTCCGTTGGCTTCTAGATCGTGGGCTCGAGTGGATAAGGCAGAGGAACGTCTTCGGTAAGCCCATAGCGTCCTACCAAGCGGTATCCTTCAAGTTCGCCGAGCTCTACGCCCGGCTGGAGGCGGCGAGACTGGCCGTATATAGGGCGGCTTGGATCGCCGATCGCTACTATAGGGGCGACGCGGCCTTCACGTTGAGGGAAGTGGCCACCGCCGGCGCCACGGCCAAGTACCTCGCCGTGAGCCTCGCCGTGGAGGCCGCCTTGGAGGTCATGAAGTGGTTCGGCGGCGCTTCGTACTTCAAGGAGACCAACGTGGCCCGCGTGCTTCTAGGCGCCTTGTCCTACTACGTGGGCGCCGAGGGGGCCGAGAACATCATGAAGCTCATAATAGCGAGGAATATAATCGGCAAGGACTATGTTTAG
- a CDS encoding Zn-ribbon domain-containing OB-fold protein has product MTSLLFKALAEGRLVGSYCPKCNAYYFPPTPMCPKCRGDAQIVDVPKRGVVLTYSEVYVSNGLYEPPYYVAVAQFGPFRVPGPAASRVGIGDSVEWRIVEIKRPPGRWYRFYYIEDQ; this is encoded by the coding sequence ATGACCAGCCTCTTGTTCAAGGCGCTGGCCGAGGGGAGGCTCGTGGGTTCCTACTGCCCTAAGTGCAACGCCTACTACTTCCCTCCGACTCCTATGTGCCCCAAATGTCGTGGCGATGCGCAAATAGTTGACGTGCCCAAGAGGGGCGTGGTGTTGACCTACAGCGAAGTCTACGTCTCCAACGGCCTCTACGAGCCGCCCTATTACGTCGCCGTGGCTCAATTCGGCCCCTTCAGGGTGCCGGGGCCCGCCGCCTCGAGGGTGGGGATAGGGGACTCCGTGGAGTGGCGGATAGTGGAGATAAAAAGGCCGCCGGGCCGTTGGTATAGGTTCTACTATATAGAGGACCAATAA
- a CDS encoding thiolase domain-containing protein gives MVLAYLVAAGMSKIGRREETSRELIIEAFKEVLEVVDPDLIEAIYVGVQSETYEHQIMYGTLAAEALGLLPKEAYRVEACAAAGALAFHTAVMAVKSGLVDVALAVGVEKMTAKPTEEVTDALMAASDLVDQLSGITIPAHYALVARRYMYQYGAKEEDLCAVAVKNHKHALDNPKAHFRRAITVEECLKSRPVATPIKLLDSAPISDGAAVAVVASERAARRMTDTPIKILASAVATDTLSVSQREDMTWPFAVWEAAGKAYRQAGVEPRAIQVAEVHDAFTINEVLMYEALGFAERGKGYLLAREGQTYIGGKIPVNPSGGLKARGHPIGATGLAQIYELYLQLTGRAGRRSTNAEVGIAVNEGGVNSAAVVHILAV, from the coding sequence GTGGTCCTCGCATACCTAGTAGCCGCGGGCATGTCCAAAATAGGCAGGAGGGAGGAGACCTCGCGGGAGTTGATAATAGAGGCCTTTAAGGAGGTCTTAGAGGTGGTCGACCCCGACCTCATAGAGGCTATCTACGTGGGGGTCCAGTCTGAGACCTACGAGCACCAGATCATGTACGGCACCCTGGCGGCCGAGGCGCTGGGGTTGCTCCCCAAGGAGGCCTATAGGGTGGAGGCTTGCGCCGCCGCAGGGGCCCTGGCGTTCCACACGGCGGTCATGGCCGTCAAGTCGGGCCTCGTCGACGTGGCCCTCGCGGTGGGCGTCGAGAAGATGACGGCGAAACCGACGGAGGAGGTGACAGACGCCCTGATGGCCGCAAGCGATTTGGTGGACCAGCTCAGCGGAATCACCATCCCTGCACACTACGCCCTCGTGGCCAGGAGGTATATGTATCAATACGGCGCCAAGGAGGAGGACCTCTGCGCCGTGGCTGTTAAGAATCATAAACATGCTCTGGATAACCCCAAGGCCCACTTCCGCCGGGCCATAACCGTAGAGGAGTGCCTTAAGAGCAGGCCCGTGGCGACTCCCATAAAGCTCCTCGACTCGGCCCCTATAAGCGATGGAGCCGCTGTGGCCGTCGTGGCCTCGGAGAGAGCCGCCAGGAGGATGACGGATACTCCAATTAAAATATTGGCGTCTGCTGTGGCCACAGACACGCTCAGCGTCTCCCAGAGGGAAGACATGACTTGGCCTTTCGCCGTTTGGGAGGCGGCGGGGAAGGCCTATAGGCAGGCCGGCGTGGAGCCCAGAGCCATACAGGTAGCCGAGGTCCACGACGCCTTTACTATAAATGAAGTGTTGATGTACGAGGCGTTGGGCTTCGCCGAGAGGGGAAAAGGCTACCTCCTGGCCAGAGAGGGGCAGACCTATATAGGGGGCAAGATACCGGTGAATCCCTCGGGCGGGTTAAAAGCTAGAGGCCACCCCATCGGGGCCACGGGGCTGGCGCAAATATACGAGCTCTACCTACAGCTCACCGGCAGGGCGGGCCGTAGGAGCACAAACGCCGAGGTGGGCATAGCCGTTAACGAGGGGGGCGTCAACTCGGCGGCAGTGGTGCACATATTGGCGGTATGA
- a CDS encoding pyridoxal phosphate-dependent aminotransferase has protein sequence MDLIEAVSETYGVDRRSVVLTSGAQEGNFLALWSLRKRADRAVVFLPEYEPIYALPDELGYRKVVARGDPFQFVEAGTVLFLSNPNNPTGRYLDLKTVAELADEARRKGAFLVVDAIFVDFVDDVKGLPLEGAVFNFSTSKFYTSSVKVGWSVGEGQIVRAMGEAKDLFNPGPPPLEIQVGYGFLSRRAEVKSRNISWISKNWEALRGALRDVEIKYREYMPVAFLEIPCDGVPLAERLAERGVATVPGRYFGVDGALRVGLARVDPTEFQKPLSILAEEVVKCIDGG, from the coding sequence GTGGATCTCATCGAGGCGGTTTCGGAGACATACGGCGTGGATAGGCGCTCTGTGGTTTTGACCTCCGGGGCGCAGGAGGGGAACTTCCTGGCCCTCTGGTCTCTGCGCAAGAGGGCCGATAGGGCCGTGGTCTTCCTGCCGGAGTACGAGCCCATATATGCCCTCCCGGACGAGCTGGGCTATAGGAAAGTCGTGGCGAGGGGCGACCCCTTCCAATTCGTCGAGGCTGGGACGGTCTTGTTTCTCTCAAACCCCAACAACCCAACTGGCCGCTATCTGGACTTAAAGACCGTGGCCGAGCTGGCAGATGAGGCCAGGCGGAAGGGGGCCTTTCTGGTCGTCGACGCCATATTTGTAGACTTTGTGGACGACGTGAAGGGACTGCCGTTAGAGGGGGCAGTGTTCAACTTCAGCACAAGTAAGTTCTATACAAGTTCGGTGAAGGTGGGTTGGAGCGTCGGCGAGGGGCAGATCGTGAGGGCCATGGGGGAGGCCAAGGATTTATTTAACCCGGGGCCTCCGCCCCTAGAGATACAGGTGGGATATGGCTTCCTCTCAAGGAGGGCCGAAGTCAAGTCTAGGAATATCTCTTGGATCTCTAAAAACTGGGAGGCCTTGAGGGGGGCGTTGAGGGACGTCGAGATTAAATATAGGGAATACATGCCCGTCGCCTTTTTGGAGATCCCTTGTGATGGTGTGCCTCTTGCCGAGAGGCTTGCCGAAAGGGGCGTCGCGACTGTGCCCGGCAGATACTTCGGGGTGGACGGCGCCTTAAGGGTAGGCCTCGCCAGGGTGGACCCGACGGAGTTCCAGAAGCCCCTCTCGATATTGGCAGAGGAAGTCGTTAAATGTATTGATGGGGGATAG
- a CDS encoding CBS domain-containing protein — MPRRALPLRVSDVMIREVVTAGKNALLKDVANTMYEKRVGSVVVVDEAGRPVGIVTERDVVYACAKGLSADTPAWMIMTENPVTIGEEAELVEAIEKMRNLNVRHLPVVNKDGKLVGIISVRDVLDLATFLLKIRE, encoded by the coding sequence ATGCCCCGTAGGGCGTTGCCCCTAAGGGTGTCCGACGTGATGATTAGAGAAGTAGTAACTGCTGGGAAGAACGCGCTACTTAAAGACGTCGCGAACACCATGTACGAAAAGAGGGTGGGCAGCGTGGTCGTGGTGGACGAGGCGGGGAGGCCCGTGGGCATAGTGACCGAGAGGGACGTCGTATATGCCTGCGCCAAGGGGCTTTCTGCTGACACGCCGGCCTGGATGATCATGACTGAAAATCCTGTCACTATAGGGGAGGAGGCAGAACTCGTAGAGGCGATAGAAAAAATGCGGAACCTAAACGTGAGGCACCTCCCAGTGGTGAATAAAGACGGAAAGCTGGTAGGCATTATAAGTGTCAGGGACGTCTTGGACCTAGCCACCTTCCTGTTGAAAATAAGGGAGTGA
- a CDS encoding branched-chain amino acid ABC transporter substrate-binding protein: MTKTTIIAVVIVLLVIIAVALYLATQKPSQPAPSTTSSAATSSTTQLTSTATQQTKTITIAALLPLTGSLQFMGTSGQCAIQLAVQDANKMFASKGVQFQVVPYDTACDPTQALQKIQTVYSQGIKFVVGLTCSSELSAVMNFAEQNGIIITSISTSPLLAIPKPYIFRLPPTDNAQARVVAALLHMLGIKRIVIVYRSDAWGQGLSSAIANYSSQLGIQVLGRFGYDPSPSAMPAAEQAAVQQASKALGTPGPDAAFILVTFDQDGAAVAQAAANDPVLSKVRWFGTDSNVYGTAIMQAAGRALANAKFMGAVASPNPQDPRYLQFVQEFKQTCGHAPTGYDPYYYDTAMIVMDAIATTGSTDPAVINSVLEAWGKNGTFVGVTGPVYFDQYHDRIYASYLIVGAEIVNGTPTWVEAGFYNGTTGQITVYPQGQPLFGSS; the protein is encoded by the coding sequence ATGACCAAAACAACAATTATAGCGGTTGTTATAGTGCTTTTAGTAATAATAGCTGTTGCTCTATATCTAGCAACCCAAAAGCCGTCGCAACCCGCTCCCTCCACGACTAGTAGCGCCGCGACGTCCTCCACAACGCAACTGACCTCTACCGCCACACAACAGACAAAAACCATCACAATCGCCGCGCTCCTGCCCCTAACGGGCTCTTTGCAGTTCATGGGCACTAGCGGCCAGTGCGCCATACAGCTAGCTGTACAGGACGCCAATAAGATGTTCGCCTCAAAGGGCGTCCAATTCCAAGTTGTGCCCTACGACACCGCCTGCGACCCCACACAGGCGTTGCAGAAGATACAAACCGTCTACTCCCAAGGCATTAAGTTTGTAGTGGGGCTGACCTGTAGTAGCGAGCTATCTGCTGTGATGAACTTCGCCGAGCAGAACGGCATAATCATCACTAGCATCTCCACCTCGCCGCTCCTGGCGATACCCAAGCCGTATATATTTAGGCTTCCGCCTACAGACAACGCACAAGCCAGAGTAGTAGCCGCTCTACTCCACATGTTGGGTATCAAGCGGATTGTAATAGTCTACCGCTCCGACGCCTGGGGCCAAGGTCTCTCTTCAGCAATAGCGAACTACTCCTCCCAACTGGGCATACAGGTACTGGGCAGATTCGGCTACGACCCGTCGCCTTCAGCCATGCCCGCCGCGGAGCAGGCGGCTGTCCAACAGGCCTCTAAGGCTCTCGGCACACCCGGCCCCGACGCCGCCTTCATATTGGTGACGTTCGACCAAGACGGAGCCGCGGTCGCCCAGGCCGCCGCCAACGACCCGGTGTTAAGCAAAGTGAGGTGGTTCGGCACCGACAGCAATGTCTACGGTACGGCCATAATGCAGGCGGCCGGGCGGGCTCTGGCCAACGCCAAGTTCATGGGCGCCGTGGCGTCTCCCAATCCGCAGGACCCGCGCTATTTGCAGTTCGTCCAGGAGTTTAAACAGACCTGCGGCCACGCCCCCACCGGCTACGACCCCTACTACTACGACACGGCCATGATAGTCATGGACGCCATAGCTACTACCGGCTCTACGGACCCCGCCGTCATAAACTCGGTCCTCGAGGCTTGGGGCAAGAACGGCACGTTTGTAGGCGTGACCGGGCCGGTGTACTTCGACCAGTACCACGACCGCATCTACGCCAGCTATTTGATAGTGGGCGCTGAGATTGTAAACGGAACGCCCACATGGGTCGAGGCTGGCTTCTACAACGGCACCACTGGACAGATAACGGTATATCCACAGGGACAGCCGCTATTTGGCTCCTCTTAA
- a CDS encoding branched-chain amino acid ABC transporter permease: MKLSKTALGLIILAIILAVLAAALAAFPQLKYVRVLFENLAIFIGIYGIYVLSLNLEVGYLGLPQFGKVMFLIIGGIAVGGIVTKLMLWAYQKAIISSMGVNPLANINSYCTLYQYQVASVVNAQFAQNPAVGLGFFVLGLVLSMALSAALGVLFAYPAIKLREDYLGILLLVSGEFLRVVTYYTTPVACSVNGVVIPDPFSWTSSGEVRTVIYFAIVLALLVATFFIFDAIENSPFGRSLRAIRDAETAAAVFGKDITSFRIKVLAISSAFGGLAGGLLAFYSDYTILGGFLPIFTFIGWTMLIIGGSGNNIGALVGVVVYQGVSTLLDIYKNALQAVLHADPTYLSYFIFGLVIVLILMYRPQGIVPERPVKTIDLKSVRRRLEKNP, translated from the coding sequence ATGAAACTCAGCAAGACCGCCCTGGGGCTGATAATATTAGCGATAATTCTGGCGGTACTCGCCGCGGCGCTTGCGGCGTTCCCACAATTGAAATACGTCAGGGTTCTCTTTGAGAATCTCGCTATATTTATCGGAATCTACGGGATCTACGTACTGAGCCTCAACTTGGAGGTCGGCTATTTGGGCCTCCCCCAGTTCGGCAAGGTCATGTTCCTAATAATTGGCGGCATAGCAGTGGGGGGCATCGTCACGAAGTTGATGTTGTGGGCCTACCAAAAAGCCATAATCTCTTCAATGGGCGTGAACCCGCTGGCTAATATAAATAGTTATTGTACCCTATATCAATATCAAGTCGCCAGCGTCGTCAATGCACAATTCGCTCAAAATCCGGCAGTCGGCCTGGGCTTCTTCGTATTGGGCCTGGTTCTCTCCATGGCGCTTTCGGCCGCCCTAGGGGTCCTATTCGCATATCCCGCTATAAAGCTACGCGAGGACTATCTGGGCATCCTCCTGCTGGTCAGCGGTGAGTTCCTCAGAGTGGTGACCTACTACACCACTCCGGTAGCCTGTAGCGTCAACGGCGTGGTGATACCAGACCCGTTCTCCTGGACCTCTTCAGGCGAGGTGAGGACCGTCATATATTTCGCTATAGTGCTCGCCCTCTTGGTGGCGACCTTCTTCATCTTCGACGCCATCGAGAACTCGCCATTCGGCAGGTCGCTTAGGGCCATACGCGACGCCGAGACCGCGGCGGCGGTGTTCGGCAAGGACATAACCTCCTTTAGGATAAAAGTGCTCGCCATATCCTCGGCCTTCGGCGGCCTGGCGGGGGGCCTCCTGGCCTTCTATTCGGACTATACTATATTGGGCGGGTTCCTGCCTATCTTCACCTTTATTGGGTGGACCATGTTGATAATAGGCGGCTCCGGCAACAACATAGGGGCTCTGGTTGGCGTCGTGGTCTATCAGGGCGTGAGCACCTTGCTAGACATCTACAAGAACGCGCTACAAGCCGTGCTACACGCAGACCCCACCTATCTGAGCTACTTCATATTCGGCCTTGTGATAGTCTTGATACTTATGTATAGGCCTCAAGGCATAGTCCCCGAGAGGCCCGTCAAGACTATAGACCTCAAGTCGGTTAGGAGGCGCTTAGAGAAGAATCCTTAA